From the genome of Cryptococcus tetragattii IND107 chromosome 6, whole genome shotgun sequence, one region includes:
- a CDS encoding GDP-mannose transporter 1 produces the protein MSKPFLPTPNISRPASPSALGYGKDEASSTLLRDMDERVDRERRDREEREKKDATPSGQEQVLPILSYCAASIMMTVVNKYVVSGANFTMTFLLLAIQSSVCVLAVTAVKKLGFITFRDFDKNDARAWWPISTLLVAVIYTGSKALQFLSIPVYTIFKNLTIILIAYGEVFMFNGSVTGLTLCSFALMVGSSVIAAWSDITSVWNKEPELDPTTGVEIAAGPVSTIGGLNAGYVWMALNCIVSAAYVLFMRKRIKITGFKDWDSMYYNNLLSIPILVVFSLVIEDWGSESLALNFPASNRVLLLSAMAFSGAAAVFISYSTAWCVRITGSTTYSMVGALNKLPVAASGILFFGDPANFGNVSAIAVGGVAGVVYAVAKTNQAKMEKARQARAAGGRP, from the exons ATGTCCAAGCCCTTCCTGCCCACACCCAACATCTCTCGCCCAGCGTCGCCCTCCGCCCTCGGCTACGGCAAGGACGAGGCGTCTTCCACCCTCCTGCGGGACATGGACGAGCGGGTAGacagagagaggagagacaGGGAGGAgcgggagaagaaggacgcCACGCCGTCGGGACAGGAGCAGG tccttcccattctctcaTACTGTGCCGCCAGTATCATGATGACGGTCGTCAACAAG TACGTCGTGTCCGGGGCCAACTTTACCATgaccttcttgctcttggCTATTCAATCGAGTGTCTGTGTTTTGGCCGTCACTGCCGTGAAGAAGCTGGGTTTCATCACTT TCCGTGACTTCGATAAGAATGATGCCAGGGCCTGGTGGCCTATTTCTACATTGTTGGTGGCTGTCATCTACACTGGTTCGAAGGCTTTG CAATTCTTGTCTATCCCCGTCTACAC CATCTTCAAGAACTTGACCATTATCCTTATT GCCTACGGAGAAGTGTTCATGTTCAACGGTTCCGTCACAGGTCTCACTCTCTGCTCATTCGCTCTTATG GTTGGATCTTCCGTGATCGCCGCCTGGTCGGATATCACTTCTGTATGGAACAAGGAGCCCGAGCTTGACCCTACTACCGGTGTCGAGATTGCTGCTGGCCCCGTATCCACCATTGGTGGCCTTAATGCTGGTTACGTCTGGATGGCTCTCAACTGTATCGTTTCTGCTGCCTAT GTGTTGTTCATGCGAAAGCGAATCAAGATCACTGGCTTCAAGGATTGGGACTCTATGTATTACaacaacctcctctccatccctattctcgtcgtcttctctcttgtcATTGAAGACTGGGGTTCTGAATCTCTTGCCCTCAACTTCCCTGCCTCTAACCGCGTGCTCCTTTTGTCTGCCATGGCCTTTTCCGGCGCCGCCGCCGTCTTCATTTCATACTCGACCGCCTGGTGTGTCCGTATCACTGGTTCCACAACGTACAGTATGGTCGGAGCTTTGAACAAGTTGCCTGTCGCCGCCAGTGGTATCTTGTTCTTTGGCGACCCCGCCAACTTTGGCAACGTCTCTGCTATCGCTGTCGGTGGTGTCGCTGGTGTGGTGTATGCTGTGGCTAAGACTAACCaggcaaagatggagaaggctAGGCAAGCACGGGCCGCTGGTGGTAGGCCGTAA